Proteins co-encoded in one Macrobrachium rosenbergii isolate ZJJX-2024 chromosome 54, ASM4041242v1, whole genome shotgun sequence genomic window:
- the LOC136834673 gene encoding uncharacterized protein, producing the protein MLALSEIDQSRLLFFWFRNVSAGDYTPVAYKNVRLSFGLRCSPFLLMASLYYMLILTSSNDSRIDELKKLIYALIYMDNGPITMSSSDDLRWAYKQLDDIFRPFKFETQQLVTNDIDLQSDIDQSVLTPEVNKLFGLEWNRLSDDIFTRPINLDPGANTKRLILRSIASQFDIFGFNLPLFNRCRLYMHNLQCQKGLNWDQTLNSQQLKDWRNICRQCNSSPPLKITRFVGRRDGEYHIIVFTDASCDIYGCVIYLLNVESGKLTFVNAKNRLVNTQLKGKSIPSLEIHAINLGVEQSIDLYLDLAGPSCIKPIKVTKICLFSDSSCALQWLISSSLLLKKMNQCSTFVMNRIYSIQKLCETYPVQFGFINGKENPADMVTRCTSYKLLMKSCFLSGTDLTNIRTPDLQFTIPKEDYLSANYMNISVPLVKRECLVNISDFSDFRRLVLLYRRCIICIHKWKAKVRRQVDVQEKNFFSLALVRLILNDQQNHFADVLEHFSKGFSAVKDIPGIVSQLNVFVDNNGILRVKSKFKNEKKFPILLSRDSHLTKLIILDIHHKLAHSGCYAVLAELRRHYFIPRNFSLVKKVLRQCVHCKRFNARPVDLNQNCYREFREDPPAVPFGNIFVDYIGPFTVKLEKENVKVWLLCFTCTWSRAVNLKICRTLGVPDFLRAFSLHCFEFGIPQLCISDLGSQIVAGANVITSFLNDPHTQLYFEERSVKPLTFQQYFKGCSQLGSIVEVLCQVNKEVLYGSIKNNILSFFDFEFTVCQVVHLVNRRPISFKEALRDSAAEDLPEPITPEMLIRGYELSS; encoded by the coding sequence ATGTTGGCTTTAAGTGAAATTGATCAGTCTAGACTATTGTTCTTTTGGTTTCGGAATGTCAGCGCAGGTGATTACACCCCCGTTGCTTATAAAAATGTCAGGCTTTCATTTGGACTTCGGTGTAGCCCATTTCTTTTGATGGCTTCATTgtattatatgttaattttaactTCCAGTAATGATTCAAGAATTGATGAACTGAAGAAACTTATTTATGCcttaatatatatggataatggTCCTATTACCATGAGCAGCTCTGATGACCTGAGGTGGGCCTACAAGCAGTTAGATGACATATTCAGACCCTTTAAATTTGAAACTCAGCAGCTGGTAACCAATGATATTGATCTGCAGTCTGACATAGATCAGTCAGTTCTTACTCCTGAAGTCAATAAATTGTTTGGGCTTGAATGGAATAGACTTTCGGATGATATTTTCACTAGGCCAATTAACCTTGACCCAGGAGCTAACACTAAAAGATTAATTCTTAGGTCCATTGCCTCCCAGTTTGATATATTTGGTTTCAACTTGCCTTTATTTAACCGATGTAGGCTTTATATGCATAATTTGCAGTGTCAAAAGGGTTTGAATTGGGATCAGACTCTTAACAGTCAACAGCTCAAAGACTGGAGGAATATCTGTAGGCAGTGTAATTCATCGCCCCCTCTTAAAATAACTCGTTTTGTGGGTCGAAGGGATGGTGAGtatcatataattgtttttactgaTGCCAGTTGTGACATATATGGGTGTGTCATTTATCTACTGAATGTTGAGTCTGGCAAACTTACCTTTGTGAATGCTAAAAATCGGTTGGTTAATACCCAATTGAAAGGTAAATCCATACCATCTTTAGAGATCCACGCCATTAATCTAGGAGTTGAACAATCTATTGATCTTTATTTGGATCTTGCTGGTCCCAGTTGCATAAAACCTATAAAGGTGACAAAGATTTGTCTATTTTCAGATTCTTCTTGTGCCCTGCAATGGTTAATAAGTTCTTCTCTTCTACTTAAGAAAATGAACCAATGTTCTACTTTTGTAATGAACAGAATTTACAGCATACAAAAACTTTGTGAAACATATCCTGTTCAATTTGGCTTTATTAATGGCAAGGAGAATCCTGCGGATATGGTAACCAGGTGCACGTCATATAAATTGTTGATgaaatcttgttttctttcaggCACGGACCTGACTAATATTCGGACACCTGACTTGCAGTTCACTATTCCTAAAGAGGATTATCTTTCAGCAAATTACATGAATATCTCTGTTCCTTTAGTTAAGAGAGAATGCTTGGtgaatatttctgatttttcagaCTTCCGAAGACTTGTTTTGCTGTACCGTCGgtgtataatatgcatacacaaatgGAAAGCTAAAGTGAGAAGGCAAGTTGATGtacaagaaaagaattttttctctttagctCTTGTCCGTTTGATTTTGAATGATCAACAAAATCACTTTGCtgatgttttagaacatttttccaaaGGTTTTTCTGCAGTAAAGGATATACCAGGTATAGTTTCTCAGTTGAATGTGTTTGTTGATAACAATGGCATTTTGAGAGTGAAGAGCAAAtttaagaatgagaaaaaatttccTATTCTATTATCTAGAGACAGCCATTTAACTAAGTTAATTATACTTGATATTCATCATAAATTAGCTCATTCTGGGTGCTATGCTGTTCTTGCTGAACTCAGAAGACACTATTTTATTCCTAGAAATTTTTCATTGGTAAAAAAGGTTCTGAGGCAATGTGTTCACTGCAAGAGATTTAATGCACGACCTGTCGATTTAAATCAAAATTGTTACAGGGAATTCAGGGAAGACCCACCAGCTGTACCTTTCGGCAATATTTTCGTTGATTATATAGGTCCTTTTACAGTTAAACtggagaaagaaaatgttaaggtATGGCTATTATGTTTTACTTGCACTTGGTCTCGTGCagttaatttgaaaatttgtagaACACTTGGTGTGCCAGATTTTCTTAGGGCATTTTCTCTTCATTGCTTCGAGTTTGGCATTCCACAGTTATGCATTAGTGACCTAGGGTCACAAATAGTTGCAGGAGCTAATGTTATAACTTCATTTTTGAATGATCCCCACACTCAATTGTATTTTGAGGAGCGAAGTGTTAAACCTTTGACTTTTCAACAGTATTTTAAAGGGTGTAGTCAGTTAGGATCCATTGTCGAGGTTTTGTGTCAAGTTAACAAAGAGGTTTTATATGGGTCCATCAAGAacaatattctttctttctttgattttgagTTTACTGTATGTCAAGTTGTCCACTTGGTAAACAGACGGCCAATATCTTTTAAAGAGGCTCTTAGGGATAGTGCAGCGGAAGACCTTCCTGAACCAATAACACCTGAAATGTTAATAAGAGGGTATGAGCTTTCTTCCTGA